The following are from one region of the Methanomassiliicoccales archaeon LGM-DZ1 genome:
- a CDS encoding MBL fold metallo-hydrolase, translating to MSEKGTSVAVVMEGHLERGPEGDVIPERTWSTCTLVRTGGRSVLVDSGSSFTVRELEAGLEAAGISADEVDTVVLTHHHPDHIGGIGLFPDAEVFMVQGPGVPGRDVHFITEDTEILPGVRMVMTPGHTWDSASLFVSLPGDGLKYAIAGDAVPKRSNIEKRKVPALNVSPEDAMRSMERIVRWADIVVPGHEAPFRTDGLKRLY from the coding sequence ATGTCGGAGAAGGGCACATCGGTCGCGGTCGTCATGGAGGGGCATCTGGAGAGGGGCCCGGAGGGGGATGTGATCCCGGAGCGCACATGGTCCACCTGCACGCTCGTGCGCACGGGCGGCAGGTCGGTGCTGGTAGACTCGGGGAGCTCCTTCACCGTCAGGGAGCTGGAAGCGGGCCTGGAGGCCGCCGGGATATCCGCGGATGAAGTGGACACGGTGGTGCTGACGCACCACCACCCGGACCACATCGGGGGCATCGGCCTCTTCCCGGACGCGGAGGTCTTCATGGTGCAGGGCCCGGGGGTCCCCGGGCGGGATGTTCATTTCATAACGGAGGACACCGAGATCCTCCCGGGGGTCCGGATGGTCATGACCCCCGGCCATACCTGGGACTCCGCCAGCCTGTTCGTCTCGCTTCCCGGAGACGGTCTGAAGTACGCAATAGCCGGCGACGCGGTCCCGAAGCGGTCGAACATCGAGAAGAGGAAGGTGCCCGCCCTGAACGTCTCCCCGGAGGACGCCATGCGCTCCATGGAGCGCATAGTCAGGTGGGCAGATATCGTGGTCCCGGGCCACGAGGCTCCCTTCCGGACCGACGGTCTAAAAAGACTTTATTAA
- a CDS encoding methyltransferase — protein MEYRDGLDIASDPEVYPPSEDSVFLAETLDVRPGEKVIEIGCGSGIVSIQCALNGAEVSACDINPRAVELARRNAEANGVRMEVFLSDVWSAVRGRFDTAVFNLPYLPVSDEGELAKAWSGGPDGLGPLPRLLEGAPEHLVPGGRVVVVVSSLMDIEALERLLAHHDVKVLGELPLFFERLRVLEIRF, from the coding sequence ATGGAGTACAGGGACGGCCTGGACATCGCGTCCGACCCGGAGGTGTATCCCCCCAGCGAGGACAGCGTCTTCCTGGCGGAGACGCTGGATGTCCGGCCGGGGGAGAAGGTCATCGAGATCGGGTGCGGTTCCGGGATCGTGTCCATCCAATGCGCCCTGAACGGCGCCGAGGTCTCCGCCTGCGACATCAACCCCCGGGCGGTGGAGCTCGCGCGCAGGAACGCGGAGGCGAACGGCGTCCGCATGGAGGTGTTCCTGTCTGATGTCTGGTCCGCCGTCCGCGGCAGGTTCGACACCGCCGTGTTCAACCTCCCGTACCTGCCGGTATCCGACGAGGGGGAGCTGGCGAAGGCATGGTCCGGCGGCCCGGACGGCCTCGGGCCGCTGCCGAGGCTGCTCGAGGGGGCGCCGGAACATCTCGTCCCGGGAGGAAGGGTCGTGGTCGTGGTGTCCTCGCTGATGGACATCGAAGCGCTGGAAAGACTGCTGGCACATCATGACGTGAAGGTCCTGGGGGAGCTGCCGCTGTTCTTCGAGAGGCTCAGGGTCCTGGAGATAAGGTTCTGA
- a CDS encoding EamA family transporter: MEDWIAFAFGSAVFAALTSIFAKIGIKDVNSNLATALRTVVVLTMAWLMVLIVGSWDGIGDISAKTLVFLVLSGLATGASWLCYFRAVQIGDVNKVAPIDKSSTILTMILAFIFLGESFSFWAGIGMAVMFAGTMLMIEKKDVDASKGTRDSWLIWAVLSAVFAALTSILGKVGIEGVESNLGTAIRTCVVLAMAWLIVFMQGTQKQIGGISRRSGSFLVLSGLATGASWLCFYKALQDGPASLVVPIDKLSILFTVLFAAAFLHEKMSARSWIGLAMLTAGTLMLLI; encoded by the coding sequence ATGGAGGATTGGATCGCGTTCGCCTTCGGCTCGGCGGTGTTCGCCGCCCTGACCTCGATCTTCGCGAAGATCGGCATAAAGGACGTCAACTCCAACCTGGCGACGGCCCTGAGGACCGTCGTGGTCCTCACCATGGCCTGGCTGATGGTCCTCATCGTCGGCTCCTGGGACGGGATCGGAGACATCTCCGCGAAGACCCTGGTGTTCCTGGTGCTCTCCGGACTAGCCACCGGGGCCTCCTGGCTCTGTTACTTCCGCGCGGTGCAGATCGGCGACGTCAACAAGGTCGCCCCCATCGACAAGAGCTCGACCATCCTCACCATGATCCTCGCCTTCATCTTCCTGGGCGAGAGCTTCTCCTTCTGGGCCGGCATCGGCATGGCCGTGATGTTCGCCGGCACCATGCTGATGATAGAGAAGAAGGACGTCGACGCGTCGAAGGGCACCAGGGACTCCTGGCTCATCTGGGCCGTGCTGTCGGCGGTGTTCGCCGCCCTGACGTCCATCCTGGGGAAGGTCGGCATCGAGGGCGTCGAGTCCAACCTGGGGACCGCCATCCGCACCTGCGTGGTCCTCGCCATGGCCTGGCTCATCGTCTTCATGCAGGGGACCCAGAAGCAGATCGGCGGCATCTCCCGCCGGAGCGGGTCCTTCCTGGTCCTCTCGGGTCTGGCGACCGGTGCTTCCTGGCTGTGCTTCTACAAGGCCCTGCAGGACGGCCCGGCCTCGCTGGTCGTGCCCATCGACAAGCTCAGCATCCTGTTCACGGTGCTGTTCGCGGCCGCGTTCCTGCACGAGAAGATGTCTGCGAGGTCGTGGATCGGCCTCGCGATGCTCACTGCAGGAACGCTGATGCTCCTGATATGA
- the gatE gene encoding Glu-tRNA(Gln) amidotransferase subunit GatE has protein sequence MNADGKEGKPEMMCGIEIHQQLDTHKLFCNCRSELSEEGFGGIYRRLRPTTSEMGEIDRAALAQFRRGYGYVYQSCPCETCLVELDEEPPHEVNAEAMETALIFSELIGASVIDEVEFMRKIVVDGSNTSGFQRTSLVAVDGSVEAVGRRIGILSVCLEEDACRKIEADADTVTWRTDRLGIPLIEVATAPDMRTPEEVMEVASRIGSLLRATKRVKRGLGTIREDLNISIPEGARIEIKGVQELRLLPLFVENEVKRQKMLVRVRGILRERGTAPASGEIVDVTKVFDGCASKVISGALKSGGKVLAARLPGFAGVMNGDNGTLRLGAEMAGYARTAGVKGIFHSDELVGGAYGIDPAYVEKLAAFLYPDGRGANDAFVICAAPQKKAERAVSLAVGRANAALDGVPEETRDPLPDGTTRYSRPLPGAARMYPETDVPPTPIAPERLARIRANLPELPEVAEKRLVSKYGISPQQAAQIVRGGRDDLFAEIADGFGLTAVAATTFQNTFQELEHEGIDTDAFTHEMLYGVFRALKEGKFAKEAVPALLREMAAGTPLDAAVSKLGLSAVDEGEAQAVIAKIVDERADYVKANGKRAVGGLMGPVMGALRGKIDGKRANALLSAEIDRVLGQ, from the coding sequence TTGAACGCCGACGGAAAGGAGGGGAAGCCCGAGATGATGTGCGGGATCGAGATCCACCAGCAGCTGGACACCCACAAGCTGTTCTGCAACTGCCGCAGCGAGCTCTCGGAAGAGGGCTTCGGCGGGATCTACCGCCGCCTGAGGCCCACCACCTCCGAGATGGGGGAGATCGACCGCGCCGCCCTCGCCCAGTTCAGGAGGGGCTACGGGTACGTCTACCAGTCCTGCCCCTGCGAGACCTGCCTGGTGGAGCTCGACGAGGAGCCTCCCCACGAGGTCAATGCCGAGGCCATGGAGACCGCGCTGATCTTCAGCGAGCTCATCGGGGCGAGCGTCATCGACGAGGTCGAGTTTATGAGGAAGATCGTCGTCGACGGGTCCAACACCTCCGGGTTCCAGAGGACCTCCCTGGTCGCCGTGGACGGCTCCGTGGAGGCCGTCGGCAGGAGGATCGGCATCCTCTCCGTCTGCCTGGAGGAGGACGCCTGCAGGAAGATCGAGGCGGACGCCGACACCGTCACCTGGAGGACCGACAGGCTGGGGATCCCCCTGATAGAGGTGGCGACCGCCCCGGATATGAGGACGCCTGAGGAGGTCATGGAGGTCGCCTCGAGGATCGGCTCGCTCCTGCGCGCGACCAAGAGGGTCAAGAGGGGGCTGGGGACGATCAGGGAGGACCTGAACATCTCCATCCCCGAAGGCGCGCGCATCGAGATCAAGGGAGTGCAGGAGCTCAGGCTGCTCCCGCTGTTCGTGGAGAACGAGGTGAAGAGGCAGAAGATGCTCGTGAGGGTCAGGGGCATCCTCAGGGAGAGGGGCACGGCCCCCGCCTCCGGCGAGATCGTCGACGTCACGAAGGTGTTCGACGGCTGCGCCTCCAAGGTCATCTCCGGCGCCCTGAAGTCGGGCGGGAAGGTCCTGGCCGCCAGGCTGCCCGGGTTCGCCGGCGTCATGAACGGCGATAACGGCACCCTCCGCCTGGGAGCGGAGATGGCCGGCTACGCCAGGACCGCGGGCGTGAAGGGAATATTCCATTCCGACGAGCTCGTCGGCGGCGCCTACGGCATCGACCCGGCGTACGTGGAGAAGCTCGCCGCCTTCCTCTATCCTGACGGCAGGGGCGCGAACGACGCGTTCGTCATCTGCGCCGCGCCCCAGAAGAAGGCGGAGCGCGCCGTCTCCCTAGCGGTTGGCAGGGCCAATGCGGCCTTGGACGGCGTCCCCGAGGAGACCAGGGACCCCCTGCCGGACGGGACGACCCGCTATTCCAGGCCCCTGCCGGGGGCCGCGAGGATGTACCCCGAGACCGATGTGCCCCCGACCCCCATCGCCCCGGAGAGGCTCGCCCGCATCAGGGCGAACCTTCCCGAGCTCCCGGAGGTGGCGGAGAAGAGGCTGGTCTCCAAGTACGGGATCAGCCCCCAGCAGGCGGCGCAGATCGTGCGCGGCGGGAGGGACGACCTCTTCGCCGAGATCGCCGACGGCTTCGGCCTGACCGCCGTGGCGGCCACCACCTTCCAGAACACCTTCCAGGAATTGGAGCACGAGGGCATCGACACCGACGCGTTCACGCATGAGATGCTCTACGGCGTGTTCCGCGCCCTGAAGGAAGGGAAGTTCGCCAAGGAGGCCGTCCCCGCCCTCCTCAGGGAGATGGCGGCCGGGACGCCCCTGGACGCCGCCGTCTCGAAGCTCGGGCTGTCCGCAGTCGACGAAGGCGAGGCGCAGGCGGTCATCGCCAAGATCGTGGACGAGCGCGCCGACTACGTGAAGGCCAACGGGAAGAGGGCCGTCGGCGGGCTCATGGGCCCCGTCATGGGGGCCCTCCGCGGGAAGATCGACGGGAAGAGGGCGAACGCCCTCCTCTCCGCCGAGATAGACCGGGTGCTGGGTCAGTGA
- the gatD gene encoding Glu-tRNA(Gln) amidotransferase subunit GatD, with protein MYAEFLSKMLEDAGAEEGCMLDLTVSGKSYRGVLMPHHEFSGHDIVILKVKSGYNIGIRVDEGASVKVVSRPVERKRPEAAEADRPGLKTIVLLGTGGTIASYVDYRTGAVHPALSTADMVNAVPEIREIANLKAKVLFSIFSENMTPKHWQELAKAIADEIDAGADAVIVPHGTDTMGYTAAAVSFMLGDVPKPVVFVGAQRSSDRPSSDASSNLMAAARFCVGGNRAGVFVVMHDTPGDDSFAVHLGTRVRKMHTSRRDAFKSINVPPVAHIDRDGKITFNTEGRPVSDGKCSVSADLCTDVVLLQFYPGMDPALFRDVFMKSKGVVIEGSGLGHVNSNMVPLIKEATDRGTVVVVTSQCLNGRTNLNVYNTGRDMLNAGAVTVWDMLPETAYAKLMWVLANSEGRDAAVEMMRTPLCGEMSDRRELL; from the coding sequence ATGTACGCGGAGTTCCTATCGAAGATGCTGGAGGACGCCGGGGCGGAGGAGGGCTGCATGCTCGACCTGACCGTCTCCGGGAAGTCTTACCGCGGCGTTCTCATGCCCCACCATGAGTTCAGCGGGCATGACATCGTCATCCTCAAGGTGAAATCAGGTTACAACATCGGCATCAGGGTGGATGAGGGGGCCTCCGTGAAGGTCGTCTCCCGGCCGGTCGAGAGGAAGAGGCCGGAGGCCGCTGAGGCGGACCGCCCCGGCCTGAAGACCATCGTCCTCCTGGGGACCGGAGGCACCATAGCCTCCTACGTCGACTACCGCACGGGGGCCGTCCATCCCGCATTATCGACCGCCGATATGGTGAACGCCGTGCCGGAGATCAGGGAGATCGCCAACCTGAAGGCGAAGGTGCTGTTCTCCATTTTCTCGGAGAACATGACCCCGAAGCACTGGCAGGAGCTGGCCAAGGCCATCGCCGATGAGATCGACGCCGGCGCCGATGCCGTCATCGTGCCCCACGGGACCGACACCATGGGCTACACCGCTGCCGCGGTGTCCTTCATGCTCGGGGACGTCCCCAAGCCGGTGGTGTTCGTCGGGGCCCAGCGGTCCTCCGACCGCCCCTCCTCGGACGCGTCCTCCAACCTCATGGCCGCCGCCAGGTTCTGCGTCGGCGGCAACCGTGCGGGCGTCTTCGTGGTCATGCACGACACCCCCGGGGACGACTCGTTCGCGGTGCATCTCGGGACCAGGGTCCGCAAGATGCACACCTCCCGCAGAGATGCCTTCAAATCGATCAACGTCCCGCCTGTGGCGCACATCGACAGGGACGGGAAGATAACGTTCAACACCGAGGGGCGCCCCGTATCGGACGGGAAGTGCAGCGTGTCCGCCGACCTCTGCACCGATGTGGTCCTCCTGCAGTTCTACCCGGGGATGGACCCGGCGCTCTTCAGGGACGTGTTCATGAAGTCCAAGGGCGTGGTCATCGAGGGCTCCGGGCTCGGCCACGTGAACTCCAACATGGTCCCGCTCATCAAAGAGGCCACCGACAGGGGGACGGTCGTGGTCGTCACCTCCCAGTGCCTGAACGGGAGGACCAACCTCAACGTCTACAACACCGGCAGGGACATGCTGAACGCCGGCGCGGTCACCGTCTGGGACATGCTCCCGGAGACCGCCTACGCCAAGCTCATGTGGGTCCTGGCCAACTCGGAGGGCCGCGATGCGGCCGTGGAGATGATGAGGACGCCGCTCTGCGGCGAGATGTCCGACAGGAGGGAGCTGCTTTGA